The nucleotide window ATGGACTTCCTGAGTTGTATCCTTTTCCCATATCTGTAAATATGTATCCCCACAGAAATCTTTGTGCTATAGGGTGGGAAGCCTGAAAATTGAAAACTATCTGCTGTTTTGAACCTATCGGATCTTTGTTCTGGTCATACGGTCCTGCCATACCGTAATCAAATCCCCTTATGGAAAAATCTCCACCTACAAAGAAATACTCATCAAGGGGTATCTTATCGGTCATCTTTTCTACTATACCGTATCTTCCTTTAAAAGATAAAACCCAGTCGGTATAAAACAGCTTATCAGGTATAAATTTTGAGTAGCTGAAGTATGTTTTGTAAAAACCTCTCGTTCCGTATCCTACTTTGAATGTTATACTGAAGTTGCTTCCTCTTGTTGGAAGAATTGGATTATCAA belongs to Persephonella sp. and includes:
- a CDS encoding BamA/TamA family outer membrane protein, with the protein product KPVNLGFSLYDRYVDYTTFVSVKQGFSPTLSWEISEYWRVGTGITIEKGKYKDITEDAPQRIKDQAGSYSLVSTFLNFSRSDVDNPILPTRGSNFSITFKVGYGTRGFYKTYFSYSKFIPDKLFYTDWVLSFKGRYGIVEKMTDKIPLDEYFFVGGDFSIRGFDYGMAGPYDQNKDPIGSKQQIVFNFQASHPIAQRFLWGYIFTDMGKGYNSGSPFKDLYYSVGVGLKIVTPMAPIDIYYGKVLNPPEGVGASRIGFVLGTFF